In Acidobacteriota bacterium, one DNA window encodes the following:
- a CDS encoding tyrosine-type recombinase/integrase, giving the protein MKVPAQTLESALESCLRLLATTLQPATMRHYQRAVRLFLDYLRQSFPEVSKPAQLRRDPHLLGWLEYLWKRRTLRGEPLQNSTRASHVIELRNLLDMLAELPQPPVNGLLRGSDVPRREHRLPRPLSPEDDARLQSRWREATDLLRCALLLQRLTGMRIGECADLRADCLRHLGDNRWSLHVPHGKPQSERWVPVDDQVRVLVERLCFLRTLPPGAEERYLLPRPGGRAALLHRLRETLHTDAAAVGIEARVVPHQLRHTYATTMLRAGVSLPALMKLLGHHNANMTLLYVEVTQQDLQREFHAARMHPRYQMPLPQAMQQMPTDDPAGLAALCAAVEAACRGIELYRRRAAATGSKPLQLLSRRLIRIRAGLAKLAAMAGEEK; this is encoded by the coding sequence ATGAAAGTACCGGCACAGACGCTGGAGAGTGCGCTTGAATCGTGTCTGCGGCTGCTGGCAACGACGCTGCAGCCTGCCACGATGAGGCACTATCAACGTGCCGTCCGGCTGTTTTTGGACTATTTGCGGCAAAGCTTTCCCGAGGTGAGTAAGCCGGCGCAGTTACGGCGTGATCCACATCTGCTGGGATGGCTGGAGTATTTGTGGAAACGGCGCACGCTCAGAGGTGAGCCGCTGCAGAACAGCACTCGCGCTAGCCATGTGATCGAATTGCGAAATCTGCTCGACATGCTGGCGGAACTGCCGCAGCCGCCGGTGAACGGGTTGCTGCGCGGCTCGGATGTTCCGCGGCGCGAGCATCGCTTGCCGCGTCCGCTGAGCCCGGAGGATGACGCACGTTTGCAGAGCCGTTGGCGCGAGGCGACCGATCTGTTGCGTTGCGCATTACTGCTCCAGCGTTTGACGGGCATGCGGATTGGGGAATGTGCCGATCTGCGGGCGGATTGTCTGCGTCATTTGGGGGACAACCGGTGGAGCTTGCATGTTCCGCACGGCAAGCCGCAAAGCGAGCGCTGGGTTCCGGTGGATGACCAGGTGCGAGTGTTGGTGGAACGGTTGTGTTTTCTGCGCACGTTGCCGCCGGGAGCCGAAGAGCGGTATCTGTTGCCGCGGCCGGGAGGGCGGGCGGCGTTACTCCATCGCTTGCGGGAAACACTGCACACCGATGCCGCGGCGGTGGGGATTGAGGCGCGCGTGGTTCCGCATCAGTTGCGGCATACATACGCCACGACGATGTTGCGGGCCGGAGTGAGTTTGCCGGCGCTGATGAAGTTACTGGGGCATCACAACGCGAATATGACTTTGCTGTATGTGGAGGTCACGCAGCAGGATCTGCAGCGGGAGTTTCACGCGGCGCGGATGCATCCACGCTACCAGATGCCGCTGCCCCAGGCGATGCAGCAGATGCCCACGGATGATCCGGCGGGGTTAGCTGCGCTATGCGCTGCCGTGGAGGCTGCCTGCCGGGGGATTGAGTTGTACAGAAGACGGGCAGCTGCGACCGGGTCCAAGCCACTCCAACTTCTGTCCCGGCGGCTGATACGCATTCGCGCGGGGCTTGCAAAACTGGCGGCCATGGCGGGTGAAGAGAAATAG